In a single window of the Porites lutea chromosome 14, jaPorLute2.1, whole genome shotgun sequence genome:
- the LOC140924431 gene encoding alsin-like isoform X2, with protein MNAAEEKEKSKDDIAKGISYFWRSTNLEPRIRSVALCDGIAKIALGNHHTLILTFNSQLLSVGDNSFGQLGLGDFKPRREPTVIDYFGDKCVQEISCGGHHSGVVCANNEIYFWGDSSSGQCGVGENKLVHQPCQIFFNRSETVHNIQAETQQDDAPPLPKKRPVIKEIACGESHSLALSSKGEVWSWGTGCQLGHGVKLEQVNFPKQIEFLIGKNVTSIACGAYHSLAIIQGGESFPTFVFSKSEHDLPSTAEPKLKRDRSKKKPRKSSKGSLKKNQTSGKHHEGAVSPQKAKAEQKHEISRSHAEKSSVTRTYLSYEPVSSVSKDEMSSQTVTNDVLTPEIVQSKNDKRTVEPQEFDSLDYVQCSADSNVPCASDSVKISNNENSSLTICDSHFGDSEETIVDNNKCFHIDADQTKSSEHPLSVELPESNENILYSSVSPLFPSSPTSDQSMLSFISTDSDSEDNRGRELDETSTVSKNSLSFYSALSSRLIRSDVNLSKLTSAVVGSVAGMFITSAPGQIFLHDPPKAVTAKMPCKNCGLLGLCLCDTDGSKFKLVGANTQVWSWGRGGCGQLGLGDTEDRYFPCCVETLNDGGITKLAAGTFHSLAQTACSQVFSWGDNSCGQLGRKKSMALQPKKIRCFADVLVWDIAAGSHYSLFIGDMAVSKPDIYVCGRQPSAMPNVAATMNSIKESRSMSLPTGASDENKRATAPPQDRPVLLSSQSFDDTKERSLQHCRVEIVRLTMFRTVGQLRSIAANTEHCGCLAASDRSGKFEILSELASKERLFYYQLALIWQAVLTPLLQSEVWSVLALQEIGQVLAPIIKSFYDITKCVSSNQKAATQIVSSMKSFHELFKHCWSDAFLQAFESDITTQSKAVLCDILDDSAQDFVSSENAFQYMMQFPLLKMQHYRVIVGKLLSTIQMTEKNTVDCARLQEEAEQWEQFITRDENTQSQAAATQKFWQECPAKISETFKDCRRRLLRSSNIHSLYPSKGTRFSSPLYVLFDDFFVHFQSAKHFQAFPLATVWAEGIDVKQGITNGIKITTPEEILLVCAPSTVDKADWLMTINQAVANVISKTTTYRLGAEALNPQTGSLLPAVAREASYTFEQEGVFCGASYHGMWLNGQPHGHGEMHWSDGRHYTGEFKFGLQHGEGILIYPPNSAVSSGEKYRGYWEDGKMSGYGKMRFCNGDVYKGYWRDDLRWGHGCMKSGSLSSTGATMYIGEWSNDKRSGYGVLDDILKGEKYMGMWESDSRHGPGLLVTLDGIYNQGNFLQNKLMGNGILLCDDNTKYEGEFVGECLLSGKGTLTMPNGDFIEGTFTGQWGEGIRINGTFHKLETTGTTSKSLRTVAADSKYAIPPEKKWVSLFSECRQSLGCHGDRDAEHWIVWKCVSIALTTGRDSKVSRNDFEITQELIKINDDMEQTAKVCDDLQTVQAYLSKAFDLKRHPLGRLVNRLVDVFRASYVGMGTHRRLLPHAVAETKSFVIRVYSIVRLFFPELPNEEYVHLATDTVTGIANHSTEESLTSSMLLHPLLFPRLYPPLFTLYALDNERADSAYWEQIQLLNKRSDWALMTYVGMKRHFWLTREEDIGSRLEEVKLENREPEHYISAVESLQQISTKFSPMEKLGVLKTTFEKINEEVTSFWQGEKKLVSLDDLFPVFQFVVIRARIPHLGSEIHFIDDMVDSHMQIGEQGHMFTTLKASFFQIQNEKG; from the exons ATGAACGCCGCTGAGGAAAAAGAGAAATCCAAGGATGACATTGCTAAAGGAATTTCTTATTTTTGGAGGTCGACCAACTTGGAACCTCGCATCAGAAGTGTGGCGTTATGTGACGGCATTGCTAAGATAGCTTTGGGAAATCATCATACGTTGATTTTGACGTTCAATTCACAACTGCTATCCGTTGGGGATAACTCTTTTGGTCAGCTAGGTCTCGGTGATTTCAAACCGCGACGAGAACCAACGGTGATCGATTATTTTGGCGACAAATGCGTGCAGGAGATTTCTTGTGGCGGGCATCACAGTGGAGTCGTTTGCGCTAACAATGAAATCTATTTTTGGGGCGATTCGTCGAGCGGCCAATGCGGTGTTGGTGAAAATAAACTAGTTCATCAACCTTGTCAGATCTTCTTTAATCGCAGTGAAACTGTTCACAATATACAAGCAGAAACACAGCAAGACGATGCACCGCCACTTCCAAAGAAGAGACCCGTGATCAAAGAAATTGCGTGCGGCGAATCTCATTCACTAGCCCTTTCCTCCAAAGGAGAAGTGTGGTCTTGGGGAACCGGCTGTCAGCTAGGACATGGAGTAAAATTAGAGCAAGTTAATTTCCCTAAGCAAATAGAATTTTTGATCGGAAAAAATGTTACTTCGATTGCATGTGGAGCGTACCATAGCCTAGCAATCATTCAAGGAGGGGAATCGTTTCCAACCTTTGTATTTAGTAAGAGTGAACATGACCTTCCATCAACTGCAGAACCGAAGTTAAAACGTGATAGATCTAAGAAGAAGCCACGGAAAAGTTCCAAAGGATCACTAAAAAAGAACCAAACTTCAGGAAAGCATCATGAAGGGGCAGTGTCACCGCAAAAAGCAAAAGCCGAGCAAAAGCATGAAATCAGCAGATCACATGCTGAAAAGAGTAGTGTCACAAGAACATATCTCAGTTATGAACCGGTGTCAAGTGTTTCAAAGGATGAGATGTCGAGCCAAACTGTTACGAATGACGTACTTACACCAGAGATCGTGCAAAGCAAAAATGATAAAAGGACTGTAGAGCCACAGGAATTTGATTCATTAGATTATGTTCAGTGTAGTGCTGATAGTAATGTACCATGTGCATCAGATTCagttaaaatttcaaacaacGAGAATTCTTCCCTTACGATCTGTGATTCTCATTTTGGTGACTCAGAGGAAACCATTGTTGACAACAACAAATGTTTCCACATCGATGCTGACCAAACTAAATCTTCTGAACATCCACTGTCTGTCGAGCTCCCTGAATCAAATGAGAATATTTTGTACTCATCTGTTTCACCACTGTTTCCTTCATCACCTACAAGTGATCAAAGCATGTTGTCTTTCATCAGTACTGATTCAGACTCAGAGGATAATCGCGGCAGGGAATTAGATGAAACTTCCACAGTTTCAAAGAATTCACTGAGTTTTTACAGTGCTCTGAGTAGTAGACTTATCAGATCTGATGTTAACCTTAGCAAGCTGACAAGCGCCGTCGTTGGTTCAGTTGCCGGAATGTTCATTACATCGGCACCTGGACAGATATTTTTACATGATCCACCCAAGGCAGTCACGGCAAAGATGCCATGTAAAAACTGTGGTCTTCTTGGCCTGTGTTTGTGTGATACAGATGGTAGCAAATTCAAGCTTGTTGGTGCAAACACCCAGGTATGGTCGTGGGGAAGAGGAGGCTGTGGACAACTTGGTCTTGGAGACACTGAAGACAG GTATTTTCCATGCTGTGTGGAAACTCTGAATGATGGTGGCATCACCAAGTTGGCTGCAGGAACATTTCACTCATTGGCTCAAACTGCTTGTTCTCAG GTGTTTTCTTGGGGAGACAATTCCTGTGGCCAGCTTGGAAGGAAAAAGAGCATGGCTTTACAACCTAAGAAGATAAGG TGTTTTGCAGATGTGTTGGTGTGGGACATTGCAGCTGGCAGCCACTATTCTCTGTTCATTGGTGATATGGCTGTTAGCAAGCCTGATATTTACGTCTGTGGACGTCAACCAAG TGCTATGCCTAATGTGGCTGCCACCATGAACAGCATAAAAGAAAGCAGGTCAATGTCATTGCCAACAGGTGCCAgtgatgaaaacaaaagagccaCAGCACCACCCCAGGACAGACCAGTCTTACTATCATCTCAGTCATTTGACGACACCAAAGAACGATCTCTTCAGCATTGTAGGGTGGAGATTGTTCGGCTCACTATGTTTAGAACG GTGGGGCAACTGCGCAGTATAGCCGCTAACACAGAGCACTGTGGTTGTCTAGCAGCCAG TGACAGGAGTGGCAAGTTTGAGATATTGAGTGAACTTGCGAGTAAAGAGAGGTTATTTTATTACCAACTGGCTCTGATTTGGCAGGCTGTCTTAACACCACTGCTTCAGTCag AAGTTTGGTCTGTCTTGGCCCTGCAAGAGATTGGTCAAGTTTTAGCGCCGATCATTAAGAGTTTTTATGACATAACAAAGTGTGTCTCCTCAAATCAGAAAGCTGCTACTCAAATAGTTTCATCAATGAAAAGCTTCCATGAATTATTTAAACACTGCTGGTCTGATGCGTTTTTACAAGCTTTTGAAAG TGACATAACGACGCAAAGCAAGGCTGTGTTGTGTGATATTTTAGACGATTCAGCACAG GACTTTGTTAGTTCGGAGAACGCCTTCCAGTACATGATGCAGTTTCCACTCTTAAAGATGCAACATTACCGAGTTATTGTAGGAAAACTGCTCAGTACAATACAAATGACCGAG aaAAACACAGTGGACTGCGCTCGTTTGCAAGAAGAGGCCGAGCAATGGGAACAGTTTATCACTCGAGATGAAAACACACAATCACAAGCTGCAGCTACACAGAAGTTTTGGCAAGAATGCCCTGCTAAAATATCA GAAACATTTAAAGACTGTCGAAGGAGATTGTTGAGAAGCAGTAATATACACAGCCTATATCCATCAAAAGGAACAAGATTCTCATCTCCTCTTTATGTCTTGTTTGATGACTTCTTCGTCCACTTTCAG TCTGCTAAACACTTTCAAGCCTTTCCTTTAGCCACGGTGTGGGCTGAAGGCATCGACGTGAAGCAAGGAATCAC GAATGGCATCAAAATCACCACGCCGGAAGAGATCTTGCTTGTTTGTGCTCCCTCAACTGTTGACAAG gctGATTGGTTAATGACCATCAATCAGGCAGTTGCGAATGTCATctccaaaacaacaacttacag GCTTGGAGCAGAGGCACTCAATCCCCAAACTGGAAGTTTACTGCCTGCAGTAGCTAGGGAGGCGTCCTACACATTTGAACAGGAAGGTGTCTTCTGTGGAGCAAGTTACCATGGCATGTGGCTAAATGGACAGCCTCATGGACA TGGAGAAATGCACTGGTCTGATGGACGACATTATACTGGCGAATTTAAATTTGGTTTGCAACATGG tGAAGGAATCTTGATTTACCCGCCCAACTCTGCAGTATCGTCTGGAGAAAAGTATCGTGGATACTGGGAAGATGGCAAGATGTCCGGTTACGGAAAAATGAG GTTTTGCAATGGTGACGTGTATAAAGGATACTGGCGTGACGATCTGCGTTGGGGTCATGGATGTATGAAGAGCGGTTCCCTGTCCTCCACTGGAGCAACAATGTATATTGGAGAATGGTCCAATGACAAGAGATCAGGATATGGAGTGTTGGATGACATCCTCAA gggtgAAAAGTACATGGGTATGTGGGAGTCAGATTCTCGCCATGGTCCTGGGCTGCTTGTTACACTTGATGGTATTTATAATCAAGGAAACTTCTTGCAAAACAAACTCATG GGTAATGGCATTCTGCTTTGCGACGATAACACCAAGTATGAAGGAGAATTTGTTGGAGAGTGTCTGTTGTCTGGCAAG GGTACTCTAACCATGCCGAATGGTGACTTCATAGAAGGTACATTTACTGGTCAGTGGGGCGAGGGGATTCGTATAAACGGTACATTTCATAAACTGGAAACAACAGGCACAACCAGCAAATCATTAAG AACCGTCGCGGCGGACAGCAAGTATGCGATTCCACCCGAGAAGAAATGGGTGTCTCTGTTTTCAGAGTGTCGTCAGTCCCTCGGATGTCACGGTGATCGTGACGCAGAACATTGGATTGTGTGGAAATGTGTATCGATTGCTTTGACAACTGGGCGTGACTCTAAAGTGTCACGCAATGATTTCGAAATAACGCAAGAGTTGATTAAGATCAATGATGACATGGAGCAAACTGCTAAAGTCTGTGATGACCTGCAAACCGTTCAAGCTTATCTCTCGAAG GCATTTGATTTGAAACGTCATCCTCTGGGGCGCCTTGTAAACAGATTGGTTGATGTATTTCGAGCCAGTTATGTTGGAATGGGGACACACAGAAGACTGTTACCTCATGCAGTGGCAGAAACCAAGTCCTTTGTTATCAGAGTTTACAGCATTGTGCG tctcttttTCCCGGAACTTCCCAATGAAGAGTACGTTCATCTGGCTACAGACACAGTAACAGGAATAGCCAATCACAGCACAGAAGAGAGCTTGACGAGCAGCATGCTACTGCACCCATTACTCTTCCCCAGGCTCTACCCGCCTCTTTTTACTCTGTATGCCCTGGACAACGAACGAGCAGACAGCGCGTACTGGGAACAAATCCAGCTGTTAAACAAGCGATCGGACTGGGCACTAATGACGTATGTTGGTATGAAAAG GCATTTCTGGCTGACAAGAGAAGAAGACATTGGAAGTCGGTTGGAAGAG GTGAAATTGGAAAACAGAGAACCTGAGCATTATATCAGTGCTGTGGAATCTTTGCAACAAATAAG TACAAAGTTCAGCCCCATGGAAAAACTCGGAGTTCTTAAGACtacctttgaaaaaataaatgaa GAAGTGACGTCATTTTGGCAAGGCGAGAAGAAGCTAGTCTCTCTTGATGATTTATTTCCGGTTTTTCAGTTTGTGGTCATCAGAGCAAG GATTCCTCACCTGGGATCAGAGATTCACTTTATTGATGACATGGTTGACAGTCACATGCAAATTGGAGAGCAGGGTCACATGTTTACAACCCTCAAG GCTTCATTTTTCCAGattcaaaatgaaaaaggcTGA
- the LOC140924431 gene encoding alsin-like isoform X1, which yields MNAAEEKEKSKDDIAKGISYFWRSTNLEPRIRSVALCDGIAKIALGNHHTLILTFNSQLLSVGDNSFGQLGLGDFKPRREPTVIDYFGDKCVQEISCGGHHSGVVCANNEIYFWGDSSSGQCGVGENKLVHQPCQIFFNRSETVHNIQAETQQDDAPPLPKKRPVIKEIACGESHSLALSSKGEVWSWGTGCQLGHGVKLEQVNFPKQIEFLIGKNVTSIACGAYHSLAIIQGGESFPTFVFSKSEHDLPSTAEPKLKRDRSKKKPRKSSKGSLKKNQTSGKHHEGAVSPQKAKAEQKHEISRSHAEKSSVTRTYLSYEPVSSVSKDEMSSQTVTNDVLTPEIVQSKNDKRTVEPQEFDSLDYVQCSADSNVPCASDSVKISNNENSSLTICDSHFGDSEETIVDNNKCFHIDADQTKSSEHPLSVELPESNENILYSSVSPLFPSSPTSDQSMLSFISTDSDSEDNRGRELDETSTVSKNSLSFYSALSSRLIRSDVNLSKLTSAVVGSVAGMFITSAPGQIFLHDPPKAVTAKMPCKNCGLLGLCLCDTDGSKFKLVGANTQVWSWGRGGCGQLGLGDTEDRYFPCCVETLNDGGITKLAAGTFHSLAQTACSQVFSWGDNSCGQLGRKKSMALQPKKIRCFADVLVWDIAAGSHYSLFIGDMAVSKPDIYVCGRQPSAMPNVAATMNSIKESRSMSLPTGASDENKRATAPPQDRPVLLSSQSFDDTKERSLQHCRVEIVRLTMFRTVGQLRSIAANTEHCGCLAASDRSGKFEILSELASKERLFYYQLALIWQAVLTPLLQSEVWSVLALQEIGQVLAPIIKSFYDITKCVSSNQKAATQIVSSMKSFHELFKHCWSDAFLQAFERYSASFSNGVAFGVFTAFSNVSSDITTQSKAVLCDILDDSAQDFVSSENAFQYMMQFPLLKMQHYRVIVGKLLSTIQMTEKNTVDCARLQEEAEQWEQFITRDENTQSQAAATQKFWQECPAKISETFKDCRRRLLRSSNIHSLYPSKGTRFSSPLYVLFDDFFVHFQSAKHFQAFPLATVWAEGIDVKQGITNGIKITTPEEILLVCAPSTVDKADWLMTINQAVANVISKTTTYRLGAEALNPQTGSLLPAVAREASYTFEQEGVFCGASYHGMWLNGQPHGHGEMHWSDGRHYTGEFKFGLQHGEGILIYPPNSAVSSGEKYRGYWEDGKMSGYGKMRFCNGDVYKGYWRDDLRWGHGCMKSGSLSSTGATMYIGEWSNDKRSGYGVLDDILKGEKYMGMWESDSRHGPGLLVTLDGIYNQGNFLQNKLMGNGILLCDDNTKYEGEFVGECLLSGKGTLTMPNGDFIEGTFTGQWGEGIRINGTFHKLETTGTTSKSLRTVAADSKYAIPPEKKWVSLFSECRQSLGCHGDRDAEHWIVWKCVSIALTTGRDSKVSRNDFEITQELIKINDDMEQTAKVCDDLQTVQAYLSKAFDLKRHPLGRLVNRLVDVFRASYVGMGTHRRLLPHAVAETKSFVIRVYSIVRLFFPELPNEEYVHLATDTVTGIANHSTEESLTSSMLLHPLLFPRLYPPLFTLYALDNERADSAYWEQIQLLNKRSDWALMTYVGMKRHFWLTREEDIGSRLEEVKLENREPEHYISAVESLQQISTKFSPMEKLGVLKTTFEKINEEVTSFWQGEKKLVSLDDLFPVFQFVVIRARIPHLGSEIHFIDDMVDSHMQIGEQGHMFTTLKASFFQIQNEKG from the exons ATGAACGCCGCTGAGGAAAAAGAGAAATCCAAGGATGACATTGCTAAAGGAATTTCTTATTTTTGGAGGTCGACCAACTTGGAACCTCGCATCAGAAGTGTGGCGTTATGTGACGGCATTGCTAAGATAGCTTTGGGAAATCATCATACGTTGATTTTGACGTTCAATTCACAACTGCTATCCGTTGGGGATAACTCTTTTGGTCAGCTAGGTCTCGGTGATTTCAAACCGCGACGAGAACCAACGGTGATCGATTATTTTGGCGACAAATGCGTGCAGGAGATTTCTTGTGGCGGGCATCACAGTGGAGTCGTTTGCGCTAACAATGAAATCTATTTTTGGGGCGATTCGTCGAGCGGCCAATGCGGTGTTGGTGAAAATAAACTAGTTCATCAACCTTGTCAGATCTTCTTTAATCGCAGTGAAACTGTTCACAATATACAAGCAGAAACACAGCAAGACGATGCACCGCCACTTCCAAAGAAGAGACCCGTGATCAAAGAAATTGCGTGCGGCGAATCTCATTCACTAGCCCTTTCCTCCAAAGGAGAAGTGTGGTCTTGGGGAACCGGCTGTCAGCTAGGACATGGAGTAAAATTAGAGCAAGTTAATTTCCCTAAGCAAATAGAATTTTTGATCGGAAAAAATGTTACTTCGATTGCATGTGGAGCGTACCATAGCCTAGCAATCATTCAAGGAGGGGAATCGTTTCCAACCTTTGTATTTAGTAAGAGTGAACATGACCTTCCATCAACTGCAGAACCGAAGTTAAAACGTGATAGATCTAAGAAGAAGCCACGGAAAAGTTCCAAAGGATCACTAAAAAAGAACCAAACTTCAGGAAAGCATCATGAAGGGGCAGTGTCACCGCAAAAAGCAAAAGCCGAGCAAAAGCATGAAATCAGCAGATCACATGCTGAAAAGAGTAGTGTCACAAGAACATATCTCAGTTATGAACCGGTGTCAAGTGTTTCAAAGGATGAGATGTCGAGCCAAACTGTTACGAATGACGTACTTACACCAGAGATCGTGCAAAGCAAAAATGATAAAAGGACTGTAGAGCCACAGGAATTTGATTCATTAGATTATGTTCAGTGTAGTGCTGATAGTAATGTACCATGTGCATCAGATTCagttaaaatttcaaacaacGAGAATTCTTCCCTTACGATCTGTGATTCTCATTTTGGTGACTCAGAGGAAACCATTGTTGACAACAACAAATGTTTCCACATCGATGCTGACCAAACTAAATCTTCTGAACATCCACTGTCTGTCGAGCTCCCTGAATCAAATGAGAATATTTTGTACTCATCTGTTTCACCACTGTTTCCTTCATCACCTACAAGTGATCAAAGCATGTTGTCTTTCATCAGTACTGATTCAGACTCAGAGGATAATCGCGGCAGGGAATTAGATGAAACTTCCACAGTTTCAAAGAATTCACTGAGTTTTTACAGTGCTCTGAGTAGTAGACTTATCAGATCTGATGTTAACCTTAGCAAGCTGACAAGCGCCGTCGTTGGTTCAGTTGCCGGAATGTTCATTACATCGGCACCTGGACAGATATTTTTACATGATCCACCCAAGGCAGTCACGGCAAAGATGCCATGTAAAAACTGTGGTCTTCTTGGCCTGTGTTTGTGTGATACAGATGGTAGCAAATTCAAGCTTGTTGGTGCAAACACCCAGGTATGGTCGTGGGGAAGAGGAGGCTGTGGACAACTTGGTCTTGGAGACACTGAAGACAG GTATTTTCCATGCTGTGTGGAAACTCTGAATGATGGTGGCATCACCAAGTTGGCTGCAGGAACATTTCACTCATTGGCTCAAACTGCTTGTTCTCAG GTGTTTTCTTGGGGAGACAATTCCTGTGGCCAGCTTGGAAGGAAAAAGAGCATGGCTTTACAACCTAAGAAGATAAGG TGTTTTGCAGATGTGTTGGTGTGGGACATTGCAGCTGGCAGCCACTATTCTCTGTTCATTGGTGATATGGCTGTTAGCAAGCCTGATATTTACGTCTGTGGACGTCAACCAAG TGCTATGCCTAATGTGGCTGCCACCATGAACAGCATAAAAGAAAGCAGGTCAATGTCATTGCCAACAGGTGCCAgtgatgaaaacaaaagagccaCAGCACCACCCCAGGACAGACCAGTCTTACTATCATCTCAGTCATTTGACGACACCAAAGAACGATCTCTTCAGCATTGTAGGGTGGAGATTGTTCGGCTCACTATGTTTAGAACG GTGGGGCAACTGCGCAGTATAGCCGCTAACACAGAGCACTGTGGTTGTCTAGCAGCCAG TGACAGGAGTGGCAAGTTTGAGATATTGAGTGAACTTGCGAGTAAAGAGAGGTTATTTTATTACCAACTGGCTCTGATTTGGCAGGCTGTCTTAACACCACTGCTTCAGTCag AAGTTTGGTCTGTCTTGGCCCTGCAAGAGATTGGTCAAGTTTTAGCGCCGATCATTAAGAGTTTTTATGACATAACAAAGTGTGTCTCCTCAAATCAGAAAGCTGCTACTCAAATAGTTTCATCAATGAAAAGCTTCCATGAATTATTTAAACACTGCTGGTCTGATGCGTTTTTACAAGCTTTTGAAAG GTACTCTGCAAGTTTCAGTAATGGAGTGGCATTTGGCGTGTTTACAGCATTTTCAAATGTGTCAAG TGACATAACGACGCAAAGCAAGGCTGTGTTGTGTGATATTTTAGACGATTCAGCACAG GACTTTGTTAGTTCGGAGAACGCCTTCCAGTACATGATGCAGTTTCCACTCTTAAAGATGCAACATTACCGAGTTATTGTAGGAAAACTGCTCAGTACAATACAAATGACCGAG aaAAACACAGTGGACTGCGCTCGTTTGCAAGAAGAGGCCGAGCAATGGGAACAGTTTATCACTCGAGATGAAAACACACAATCACAAGCTGCAGCTACACAGAAGTTTTGGCAAGAATGCCCTGCTAAAATATCA GAAACATTTAAAGACTGTCGAAGGAGATTGTTGAGAAGCAGTAATATACACAGCCTATATCCATCAAAAGGAACAAGATTCTCATCTCCTCTTTATGTCTTGTTTGATGACTTCTTCGTCCACTTTCAG TCTGCTAAACACTTTCAAGCCTTTCCTTTAGCCACGGTGTGGGCTGAAGGCATCGACGTGAAGCAAGGAATCAC GAATGGCATCAAAATCACCACGCCGGAAGAGATCTTGCTTGTTTGTGCTCCCTCAACTGTTGACAAG gctGATTGGTTAATGACCATCAATCAGGCAGTTGCGAATGTCATctccaaaacaacaacttacag GCTTGGAGCAGAGGCACTCAATCCCCAAACTGGAAGTTTACTGCCTGCAGTAGCTAGGGAGGCGTCCTACACATTTGAACAGGAAGGTGTCTTCTGTGGAGCAAGTTACCATGGCATGTGGCTAAATGGACAGCCTCATGGACA TGGAGAAATGCACTGGTCTGATGGACGACATTATACTGGCGAATTTAAATTTGGTTTGCAACATGG tGAAGGAATCTTGATTTACCCGCCCAACTCTGCAGTATCGTCTGGAGAAAAGTATCGTGGATACTGGGAAGATGGCAAGATGTCCGGTTACGGAAAAATGAG GTTTTGCAATGGTGACGTGTATAAAGGATACTGGCGTGACGATCTGCGTTGGGGTCATGGATGTATGAAGAGCGGTTCCCTGTCCTCCACTGGAGCAACAATGTATATTGGAGAATGGTCCAATGACAAGAGATCAGGATATGGAGTGTTGGATGACATCCTCAA gggtgAAAAGTACATGGGTATGTGGGAGTCAGATTCTCGCCATGGTCCTGGGCTGCTTGTTACACTTGATGGTATTTATAATCAAGGAAACTTCTTGCAAAACAAACTCATG GGTAATGGCATTCTGCTTTGCGACGATAACACCAAGTATGAAGGAGAATTTGTTGGAGAGTGTCTGTTGTCTGGCAAG GGTACTCTAACCATGCCGAATGGTGACTTCATAGAAGGTACATTTACTGGTCAGTGGGGCGAGGGGATTCGTATAAACGGTACATTTCATAAACTGGAAACAACAGGCACAACCAGCAAATCATTAAG AACCGTCGCGGCGGACAGCAAGTATGCGATTCCACCCGAGAAGAAATGGGTGTCTCTGTTTTCAGAGTGTCGTCAGTCCCTCGGATGTCACGGTGATCGTGACGCAGAACATTGGATTGTGTGGAAATGTGTATCGATTGCTTTGACAACTGGGCGTGACTCTAAAGTGTCACGCAATGATTTCGAAATAACGCAAGAGTTGATTAAGATCAATGATGACATGGAGCAAACTGCTAAAGTCTGTGATGACCTGCAAACCGTTCAAGCTTATCTCTCGAAG GCATTTGATTTGAAACGTCATCCTCTGGGGCGCCTTGTAAACAGATTGGTTGATGTATTTCGAGCCAGTTATGTTGGAATGGGGACACACAGAAGACTGTTACCTCATGCAGTGGCAGAAACCAAGTCCTTTGTTATCAGAGTTTACAGCATTGTGCG tctcttttTCCCGGAACTTCCCAATGAAGAGTACGTTCATCTGGCTACAGACACAGTAACAGGAATAGCCAATCACAGCACAGAAGAGAGCTTGACGAGCAGCATGCTACTGCACCCATTACTCTTCCCCAGGCTCTACCCGCCTCTTTTTACTCTGTATGCCCTGGACAACGAACGAGCAGACAGCGCGTACTGGGAACAAATCCAGCTGTTAAACAAGCGATCGGACTGGGCACTAATGACGTATGTTGGTATGAAAAG GCATTTCTGGCTGACAAGAGAAGAAGACATTGGAAGTCGGTTGGAAGAG GTGAAATTGGAAAACAGAGAACCTGAGCATTATATCAGTGCTGTGGAATCTTTGCAACAAATAAG TACAAAGTTCAGCCCCATGGAAAAACTCGGAGTTCTTAAGACtacctttgaaaaaataaatgaa GAAGTGACGTCATTTTGGCAAGGCGAGAAGAAGCTAGTCTCTCTTGATGATTTATTTCCGGTTTTTCAGTTTGTGGTCATCAGAGCAAG GATTCCTCACCTGGGATCAGAGATTCACTTTATTGATGACATGGTTGACAGTCACATGCAAATTGGAGAGCAGGGTCACATGTTTACAACCCTCAAG GCTTCATTTTTCCAGattcaaaatgaaaaaggcTGA